The sequence below is a genomic window from Candidatus Binatia bacterium.
CAAGAAAGGCGTTGACGTTCGCGACGGTCACCGCCATCAAGCGGCGGCGGGCGGCCAGGCTGGCCCACGCCATGTGCGGCGTGATGACGCAGTTACGGGCATGCAGCAGCGGGTTGTCCGGCCGCATCGGTTCCGCCGACACGACGTCCAACCCCGCACCCGCAAGCTGGTTGCTGTTCAACGCATCGGCCA
It includes:
- a CDS encoding NAD(P)-dependent oxidoreductase is translated as ADALNSNQLAGAGLDVVSAEPMRPDNPLLHARNCVITPHMAWASLAARRRLMAVTVANVNAFLAGKPINVVNP